In Limibacter armeniacum, a single window of DNA contains:
- a CDS encoding alpha/beta hydrolase — protein MKIQSILLAILCFTFGIASAQKEMVTLDKQDFSIGETVKVHSKVLHEDRILNIYLPDSYRQDSLKKYPVIYLLDGSRDEDFIHISGLVQFGSFSWINMIPETIVVGISNVDRKRDFTFPTSIEQDQIDFPSSGQSKNFITFIEKELQPYIDLSYRTTPTKTIIGQSLGGLLATEILFKKPTLFDHYIIVSPSLWWDDESLLQLSPKRKAAEKAIYIAVGREGEIMERTATELHQKLKGAVSGTTPLYFEFFEDKNHGDALHHAVYNAFVKLFQQEGE, from the coding sequence ATGAAAATCCAAAGCATATTACTGGCTATTCTTTGCTTCACGTTTGGCATTGCCTCGGCACAGAAAGAAATGGTAACCCTAGACAAGCAAGATTTTTCGATTGGGGAAACCGTCAAGGTACATTCCAAGGTACTTCATGAAGATAGGATTTTGAACATCTACCTGCCAGACTCCTACCGTCAGGATTCATTAAAAAAATATCCCGTCATTTACCTGCTTGACGGATCAAGGGATGAAGATTTTATTCATATCTCAGGGTTGGTACAGTTCGGTTCCTTTTCTTGGATCAATATGATTCCTGAGACAATTGTGGTGGGCATTTCAAATGTGGACAGGAAACGTGATTTTACTTTCCCGACCAGTATTGAACAAGACCAGATTGACTTCCCCTCTTCAGGTCAGTCAAAAAACTTTATCACTTTTATAGAGAAAGAATTGCAGCCCTATATTGACCTGTCCTACCGGACTACACCCACCAAAACCATTATCGGACAATCGCTTGGCGGATTGCTGGCAACAGAAATCCTATTCAAAAAACCGACCCTGTTTGACCACTACATTATTGTAAGCCCAAGCTTATGGTGGGACGATGAATCCTTGCTGCAACTTTCACCGAAAAGAAAAGCTGCTGAAAAAGCCATCTATATCGCCGTTGGCAGAGAGGGTGAGATCATGGAAAGAACAGCTACCGAACTGCACCAAAAACTGAAAGGTGCAGTATCTGGCACCACACCATTGTACTTTGAATTTTTTGAAGACAAAAACCACGGTGATGCCCTGCACCATGCCGTCTACAACGCTTTTGTAAAACTTTTTCAGCAAGAGGGGGAGTAA
- a CDS encoding HAD family hydrolase: MNSNQIKLIVTDMDGTLVKSNHELPDDFFSVFEMLKQKGILFCVASGRQYYNLREQMLPIKDEIYFAAENGSLLMHKEEEQQINDLPFDTVLELLEIGRKVPNTYTLFCGRKSCYVESDAPELMAQLKKYYHKFEVVDDLSKVDDKILKFTICDLNGAEKYTLPYFEQYKNEMNVKVAGAMWLDISAPDANKGKAIETLQKLHNISPEETMVFGDYLNDLEMMSCAYFSYAMENAHEELKQAARFITKSNDNDGVLEVIRREVLELPESKV, translated from the coding sequence ATGAACTCCAATCAAATCAAGCTTATCGTCACTGACATGGATGGCACACTAGTGAAATCCAATCACGAGCTTCCTGATGACTTTTTCTCAGTTTTTGAAATGCTAAAGCAGAAAGGCATCCTATTTTGTGTAGCCAGTGGCAGACAATATTATAACCTCCGTGAGCAAATGCTTCCAATCAAAGATGAAATCTATTTCGCAGCTGAAAACGGAAGCTTGCTAATGCACAAGGAGGAAGAACAACAAATCAACGACCTCCCGTTTGACACTGTGCTGGAGCTGTTGGAAATCGGAAGAAAAGTCCCTAACACTTATACTTTGTTCTGTGGCAGAAAATCATGCTATGTAGAGTCTGATGCCCCAGAACTAATGGCTCAACTAAAAAAGTACTATCACAAGTTTGAGGTGGTAGATGACCTTTCAAAGGTGGATGACAAGATCTTAAAGTTCACTATCTGTGACTTGAATGGCGCGGAGAAATATACGCTTCCTTACTTTGAGCAGTATAAAAATGAGATGAATGTAAAGGTGGCTGGCGCTATGTGGTTGGACATTTCAGCTCCTGATGCCAATAAAGGCAAAGCGATAGAAACACTACAAAAACTGCATAACATTTCTCCCGAAGAAACAATGGTATTTGGTGACTACCTTAATGACTTGGAAATGATGTCTTGTGCGTACTTCAGCTATGCTATGGAAAATGCACATGAGGAGCTGAAACAGGCAGCGAGGTTTATTACCAAAAGCAATGACAATGATGGTGTACTGGAAGTAATCAGAAGAGAAGTGCTGGAACTTCCTGAATCTAAAGTTTGA
- a CDS encoding BLUF domain-containing protein, protein MKEDLYCIVYVSEQSIPYDMNMLIDLADISAIKNISIGITGFLYYDKGYFFQYLEGDRKYVEQLMSKIKSDPTHRFINLKEVLPSKDGKRRFPHWSMRLIKKEFITSITMENVIMEYMLSFKEAGLEFNEHSNITLDTMLLNISKFQSKYYMY, encoded by the coding sequence ATGAAAGAAGACCTCTATTGTATTGTGTATGTGAGTGAGCAAAGCATTCCTTATGATATGAATATGTTAATTGACCTTGCTGATATATCTGCCATTAAAAATATCTCAATCGGCATAACGGGTTTTTTGTATTACGATAAAGGATACTTTTTCCAATACTTGGAGGGTGACAGGAAGTATGTAGAACAGTTAATGAGTAAAATAAAGTCAGATCCCACCCATAGGTTTATTAACCTGAAAGAAGTGTTACCTTCAAAGGATGGGAAACGGCGTTTTCCTCATTGGTCAATGAGACTCATTAAAAAAGAGTTCATAACTTCTATCACAATGGAAAATGTGATTATGGAGTATATGCTGTCTTTTAAGGAGGCAGGGCTAGAATTCAATGAGCATAGTAACATAACACTTGATACCATGTTGCTGAACATCTCAAAGTTTCAGTCCAAGTATTATATGTACTGA
- a CDS encoding MutS-related protein: MSYIIPISVTALLIALLYIYKRKKDREKIKNQLNKQFGQPKEEAYFNFELIERYFDKVSKNVASFQVLNNRTIQDIDWHAIFEFVDRTYSKIGQQYLYAKLRIIEDEKSLKKFDTLVTQLQEDPAARERIAFSLNRGSNLAAYHIEELISDRHVPKPKWYPLVFVSLMVSVSVFILSFKFPALIICLLPVLVINFFFHYWNKKNIDYYKLATIEFLKSIRIAEELSKVEVVSQHFSNLDFLKRAKALKQKIQFITFEETVSHDITGVIYSFIELIKVLLNVEIIQTFNFIKALENEGSIVHDTFRFIGEVDAAISVASLRTGSEKYCKPTFVKSKEINIQSIYHPSISGCVENDLLLNQKSLLLTGSNMSGKTTFIRSVIINSILAQTIYTCFAESYTAPFMKIFSSIRIMDDLLDGKSYYQEEVDTIRGFISETQHDVPCLFAMDELFKGTNTAERISGGKAVLSYLNKGNNIVLVATHDIELTQLLNEEYELFHFGELIEDNQLFFDHKLKKGPVRTRNAIRILEINNYPASVIADAIQVLSRVDERKLIKERTSLN, from the coding sequence ATGTCCTACATAATTCCAATTTCTGTCACGGCACTACTTATTGCGCTCTTATACATTTATAAAAGAAAAAAAGACAGGGAAAAAATTAAAAACCAACTCAATAAGCAGTTTGGTCAGCCTAAAGAGGAGGCGTATTTTAACTTTGAGCTGATTGAACGCTACTTCGACAAAGTCTCAAAAAATGTAGCCTCTTTTCAGGTACTCAATAACAGGACGATACAGGATATTGATTGGCATGCCATCTTTGAATTTGTTGACCGGACCTATTCAAAGATTGGGCAGCAGTACCTTTATGCCAAGCTTAGAATTATTGAGGATGAAAAATCCCTGAAGAAATTTGACACATTAGTGACCCAGTTGCAGGAAGACCCTGCCGCCAGAGAACGCATCGCCTTTTCCCTTAATAGAGGGAGCAATCTGGCTGCTTACCATATTGAGGAGCTGATCAGTGACCGCCATGTTCCAAAACCCAAATGGTATCCGCTTGTCTTTGTTTCACTGATGGTGTCGGTGTCTGTATTTATACTTTCCTTCAAGTTTCCTGCACTGATCATTTGCTTGTTGCCCGTTTTAGTCATCAACTTTTTCTTTCACTACTGGAACAAGAAAAATATTGATTACTACAAGCTAGCCACGATTGAATTCCTTAAAAGTATAAGAATAGCGGAAGAGCTGTCAAAAGTTGAGGTGGTGAGCCAGCACTTCTCAAATCTTGACTTCCTGAAAAGGGCAAAAGCACTGAAGCAAAAAATTCAATTCATCACTTTTGAAGAGACGGTATCTCATGACATCACGGGTGTGATATATTCATTCATTGAGCTTATCAAGGTTCTCCTCAATGTGGAGATCATCCAGACATTCAACTTTATCAAGGCACTGGAAAATGAAGGCTCCATCGTTCATGACACTTTCCGGTTTATAGGAGAAGTTGATGCTGCCATTTCAGTCGCCTCACTCCGAACAGGTTCAGAAAAGTATTGCAAGCCTACATTTGTCAAATCAAAAGAGATCAATATCCAGTCAATTTATCATCCTTCCATCTCTGGATGTGTTGAAAACGATTTGTTGCTGAATCAAAAAAGTTTGTTGCTGACTGGCTCCAACATGTCTGGCAAGACGACCTTTATCCGATCAGTCATCATCAATTCGATTCTGGCACAAACCATCTATACGTGCTTTGCGGAAAGCTATACTGCGCCGTTCATGAAAATATTTTCCTCCATCAGGATTATGGATGATCTTCTTGACGGAAAAAGTTACTATCAGGAAGAGGTGGATACCATCAGGGGATTTATTTCAGAAACACAACACGATGTGCCATGCCTCTTTGCCATGGATGAACTTTTCAAAGGAACTAACACTGCGGAAAGAATTTCAGGAGGCAAAGCAGTACTCTCCTATCTGAACAAAGGAAATAATATTGTGCTGGTAGCCACACACGATATTGAGCTGACGCAATTATTGAATGAAGAATATGAACTGTTCCATTTTGGTGAGCTGATAGAAGACAACCAATTATTCTTTGATCATAAACTGAAGAAAGGACCTGTCAGAACCAGAAATGCCATTAGAATTCTGGAAATAAATAATTACCCAGCTTCTGTGATTGCGGATGCAATTCAGGTGCTATCAAGGGTAGATGAAAGGAAACTGATAAAGGAACGGACAAGTTTGAATTGA
- a CDS encoding histidine phosphatase family protein — translation MSVDSIGFTQSLDIKELKQYYRQQPKEACVELYEDSSKKVNQIVLVRHGQPDLSRKGWFNRKEAAAFVHAYDSVGIVPFKVNPICNEGLQHPMIFCSSIERAVNTSKLIFEEKYDIVTDARFREFERKVMHFWNIKMPLGVWLSVSRGLWILGLNDKGIETKRKAKLRSKGNADFLIAQTEASQQVILVAHGFHNRYVMKYLKKQGWKTVRKGGSHYGAVNILAQ, via the coding sequence ATGTCTGTAGATAGCATTGGTTTTACTCAGTCTTTAGATATTAAAGAGTTGAAACAATATTATAGGCAGCAACCAAAAGAGGCATGTGTTGAATTGTATGAGGATTCTTCAAAAAAGGTCAACCAGATTGTATTGGTGCGGCATGGACAGCCAGATTTGTCCCGCAAAGGCTGGTTTAATCGCAAAGAGGCAGCAGCTTTTGTACATGCCTATGATTCGGTTGGGATTGTGCCATTCAAGGTAAACCCTATTTGTAATGAAGGGCTTCAGCACCCCATGATTTTTTGCAGCAGTATCGAACGGGCAGTCAATACCTCCAAGCTTATTTTTGAGGAAAAATATGACATCGTCACAGATGCTCGCTTCAGGGAGTTTGAAAGAAAAGTAATGCATTTTTGGAATATCAAAATGCCTTTGGGCGTGTGGCTTTCCGTCTCAAGGGGCCTGTGGATTCTTGGGCTAAATGATAAGGGGATAGAAACAAAGCGGAAGGCAAAACTGCGTTCAAAAGGGAATGCTGATTTTTTGATAGCACAAACGGAGGCAAGCCAACAGGTGATCCTTGTGGCACACGGTTTTCATAACAGGTATGTGATGAAATACCTAAAAAAGCAAGGATGGAAAACAGTCAGGAAAGGAGGGAGCCACTATGGAGCTGTCAATATCTTGGCGCAATAG
- a CDS encoding glycerophosphodiester phosphodiesterase → MKKTAILILLALTSYMVNAQTKIIAHRGFSGIAPENSLSAFEKAIEIGAEYFELDIHKTKDDSLVVIHDAAVDRTASENAKGKIAEMTYKELSAVNIGNPSKFGDQFKDEKIITLREALALAKGKIKVCIEIKVYGAEEEVIRTINELGVNDEVIIFSFYYPVLAKIRSLDKNIPILYLISAADATTFDYANVIHANAIGVGSKTNITKEFLAEAHQAGLEVWRWTVDEEEQMKELIGLGIDGLISNFPDKAMKIKKEM, encoded by the coding sequence ATGAAAAAAACAGCTATTCTAATATTACTTGCTTTAACTTCCTATATGGTCAATGCCCAAACAAAAATAATCGCCCACCGAGGCTTTTCAGGAATTGCGCCTGAAAATTCACTTTCTGCATTTGAGAAAGCCATTGAAATCGGTGCTGAATATTTCGAGCTGGATATACACAAAACAAAAGACGACTCACTTGTTGTTATCCACGATGCCGCTGTAGACAGAACTGCATCTGAAAATGCAAAAGGAAAAATCGCTGAGATGACCTACAAGGAGCTTTCGGCAGTGAATATTGGAAACCCATCGAAGTTCGGTGACCAATTCAAGGATGAAAAAATCATCACCTTGAGGGAAGCGCTTGCACTGGCAAAAGGAAAAATAAAAGTGTGTATCGAGATTAAGGTATATGGCGCAGAAGAAGAAGTAATCAGGACAATCAATGAGCTTGGTGTAAACGATGAGGTGATCATCTTCTCTTTTTACTACCCTGTACTGGCGAAGATCAGATCTCTTGACAAAAATATTCCGATACTTTACCTGATCAGTGCTGCTGACGCTACCACTTTTGATTATGCCAATGTGATCCATGCCAATGCAATTGGTGTAGGTTCAAAAACCAACATTACAAAGGAATTTTTGGCAGAGGCACATCAGGCAGGATTGGAAGTATGGAGATGGACAGTCGATGAGGAAGAACAGATGAAAGAACTGATTGGCTTGGGAATAGATGGCTTAATCTCCAACTTCCCTGACAAGGCGATGAAAATCAAAAAAGAAATGTAA
- a CDS encoding mechanosensitive ion channel family protein, which produces MKELFEFIYNWFHSLTGISPNVQHRIVLTLLIILFFFILDKITLKIVFKRNEDPALRYKWRKGVFYLSYFLGFLLVARVWLYQLPSLVTYFGLLSAGVAIALRDPLTSFVAWIFILWRKPFDVGDRIEIDKVKGDVIDVRIFQLTLIEVGNWVDADQSTGRLIHVPNHKVFTGYVANYTVAFPYIWEEKEVLITFESDWKKAKEILREVADKHTSIYQDDARKYVKEASKKFLVYFNKLTPIVYTDVKESGVRLTVRYFCPARRRRGISTDIWEDILDNFQKEKGINLAYPTQRWVR; this is translated from the coding sequence ATGAAAGAACTTTTCGAATTTATATATAATTGGTTCCATAGCCTGACAGGAATTTCACCGAATGTCCAGCACCGCATTGTCCTGACGCTACTTATCATCCTATTCTTTTTTATCCTTGACAAGATTACACTGAAAATCGTTTTCAAAAGAAACGAAGATCCAGCTTTAAGGTACAAGTGGCGTAAAGGCGTATTCTACCTTTCGTATTTTCTAGGCTTTCTATTGGTGGCAAGGGTTTGGTTATATCAGTTGCCTTCCTTGGTGACTTATTTTGGTTTGCTTTCAGCAGGTGTTGCCATTGCTCTGCGAGATCCACTGACAAGTTTTGTTGCCTGGATCTTTATCCTTTGGCGGAAGCCATTTGATGTCGGCGACCGGATTGAAATAGATAAGGTCAAAGGAGATGTGATAGATGTAAGAATTTTTCAGCTGACCTTGATTGAAGTAGGTAATTGGGTAGATGCAGATCAGAGCACAGGTCGGTTGATTCATGTGCCAAACCATAAGGTCTTTACAGGCTATGTGGCAAATTATACTGTGGCATTTCCTTACATATGGGAGGAAAAGGAGGTACTGATTACCTTTGAAAGTGACTGGAAGAAAGCCAAGGAAATTCTAAGGGAAGTAGCCGATAAACATACCAGTATTTATCAGGACGATGCCCGTAAATATGTGAAGGAAGCTTCCAAAAAGTTTTTGGTGTATTTCAATAAGCTTACCCCAATTGTTTACACTGATGTCAAAGAAAGTGGCGTGAGGCTAACGGTTCGCTATTTTTGCCCTGCAAGACGCCGAAGGGGAATTTCAACGGACATATGGGAGGATATCCTTGATAATTTTCAGAAGGAAAAAGGGATAAATCTGGCATATCCTACCCAAAGATGGGTCAGGTAA
- a CDS encoding VRR-NUC domain-containing protein: MAEDIIERTPLPEGYYLHNFLKLLDFVNERYDDMLIENEKQFYKTFTKLSEGAQRLYVRLVTRKGPYFRLDKVAYAEIPELDQAVDELELAGFFAVNPRLALPLALHTITKPELVDFLKDVPELSEFVNLSASKQQLVAEIASLEEAQVWALLEKRFTFLLPLYQETVEIYRLLFFGNLEQELSEFILEDIGVLRYEPYEIRDEDRFFQQRQVVEDLHAFTYANAELWDGLQSNHLEKVMAIGNWMLEQDPHDKLKGKYRRSFCHIGRFLEKFKLWEEALGFYQHSGLHPARERTVRVWEKTGREEASLVLLAEILENPFNEDEAEFAAMFAEKVKKKVGQPYQKQKRETFPTVSKSLEKEEGLNVEAIALNSYQQDGYEGFYAENLLWGGLFGLLFWDIIFMPIPNVFFNPFQRGPKDLFSENFREKRTEQIKKRLVEVASNNQLSVTIRQCYEEKFNTANYFVSWKRADLEQFVKIVEWVPREHLVAILSRMADNLREFRSGFPDLMLFGKEKGDYLLAEVKGPGDQLRPNQKRWFRFFQEIGIPYNVTKVSWADG; this comes from the coding sequence ATGGCTGAAGATATAATAGAAAGGACCCCATTGCCCGAGGGGTACTATTTGCATAATTTTTTAAAGTTGCTGGATTTCGTCAATGAGCGATATGATGATATGCTTATTGAAAACGAAAAGCAGTTTTACAAGACTTTTACAAAGCTTAGTGAGGGAGCGCAAAGGTTGTATGTCCGACTGGTTACCCGAAAAGGACCTTATTTTAGGTTGGACAAGGTTGCCTATGCTGAAATCCCTGAATTGGATCAGGCTGTAGATGAGTTGGAGTTAGCTGGTTTTTTTGCGGTTAATCCTCGTTTAGCCTTACCGCTTGCATTACATACCATTACAAAGCCCGAGCTAGTTGACTTCTTAAAGGATGTGCCCGAACTGAGTGAGTTTGTCAACCTTTCGGCAAGTAAACAACAGCTTGTGGCTGAAATAGCCTCATTGGAGGAAGCACAGGTTTGGGCACTGCTGGAAAAGCGATTTACATTTTTACTACCCTTGTATCAGGAAACAGTAGAGATTTATAGGTTGCTGTTTTTTGGAAATCTGGAACAGGAGCTGTCCGAATTTATACTCGAAGATATTGGAGTACTCCGGTATGAGCCCTATGAGATCAGGGATGAGGATCGGTTTTTTCAGCAACGGCAAGTGGTGGAAGACTTACATGCCTTTACATATGCCAATGCCGAATTGTGGGATGGTTTGCAGTCCAATCATTTGGAGAAGGTTATGGCTATCGGAAACTGGATGTTGGAACAGGACCCGCATGATAAGTTGAAAGGTAAGTACCGTAGAAGCTTTTGCCATATCGGGCGTTTTCTTGAAAAGTTTAAGCTTTGGGAAGAGGCATTGGGTTTTTACCAACACTCAGGACTACATCCTGCCAGAGAGCGAACAGTCAGGGTGTGGGAGAAAACAGGTAGGGAAGAGGCGTCACTGGTTTTATTGGCAGAGATATTGGAAAATCCCTTTAATGAAGATGAGGCTGAGTTTGCAGCCATGTTTGCGGAAAAGGTAAAGAAGAAGGTAGGACAGCCATATCAGAAGCAAAAAAGGGAGACTTTCCCGACCGTTTCCAAGTCTTTAGAAAAGGAAGAAGGGTTAAACGTAGAAGCCATTGCACTGAACTCCTATCAGCAAGATGGATATGAAGGCTTCTATGCTGAAAACTTGTTATGGGGCGGGCTGTTTGGATTACTGTTTTGGGACATCATTTTTATGCCAATCCCAAATGTTTTCTTTAACCCGTTTCAGCGTGGACCAAAGGATTTGTTTTCTGAAAACTTTAGGGAAAAACGGACAGAACAGATTAAGAAACGTTTGGTTGAAGTAGCGTCAAATAATCAACTTTCAGTAACCATCAGGCAGTGCTATGAAGAGAAATTCAATACAGCCAATTACTTTGTAAGTTGGAAAAGGGCAGACTTGGAGCAGTTTGTCAAGATCGTAGAATGGGTGCCACGTGAACATTTGGTAGCCATCCTCTCCAGAATGGCTGATAACCTGCGGGAGTTTCGTTCAGGTTTTCCTGATCTGATGCTTTTTGGGAAGGAAAAAGGAGATTACCTTTTGGCAGAAGTCAAAGGACCAGGCGACCAGTTAAGACCAAACCAAAAACGATGGTTCAGGTTCTTTCAAGAAATTGGGATTCCTTATAATGTGACTAAAGTAAGCTGGGCAGATGGTTAA
- a CDS encoding DUF4421 family protein, giving the protein MKYLTLLIWSLLLLSIPHLTFSQHTDPDKENWFVQKGKRIQSIYNNFDSSYIEKTAYKYALILKSGNWQDAYNLNIEHNTNVDFKSDLNSDIGIFASYRAISLGYSVNLNDLVFGESIKRKKWEVNIANNILSLELFYFNNKGLTNLKRYSDEFGTVELPKTFKGIATDVGGIDFNYFFNNKSYSNAAAYHDVHLFKQIKSAGSLIAGASFTRHDLSFDFSEEQGLQLPQNLDKTYETYCLNIGYGYNYIFAKNWLANMSMIPAVGVQIDNSHDKQQEYITLRNKGRMAVINNKPGYFWGVKCQNITNWFFSDNYTVANTLFTFKVLYGIRL; this is encoded by the coding sequence ATGAAATATTTGACTCTACTTATTTGGTCTCTTCTCTTACTATCGATTCCACACCTTACATTCTCACAGCATACCGATCCAGACAAGGAGAATTGGTTTGTTCAAAAAGGCAAGCGCATCCAGTCTATCTACAATAATTTCGACTCTTCCTATATAGAGAAAACAGCATACAAGTATGCCCTTATACTAAAGAGCGGTAACTGGCAGGATGCTTATAACCTCAATATTGAGCATAACACCAACGTAGACTTTAAGTCTGACCTCAATTCCGATATTGGAATTTTTGCAAGTTACAGAGCCATATCACTTGGGTACTCCGTCAATCTAAATGACCTAGTCTTTGGTGAGTCAATCAAACGAAAAAAATGGGAAGTAAATATCGCCAATAACATCCTTAGCCTTGAGCTTTTTTATTTCAACAACAAGGGACTAACCAACTTGAAAAGGTATAGCGATGAGTTTGGAACAGTAGAGTTGCCGAAGACATTCAAGGGGATTGCCACCGATGTAGGAGGTATTGACTTCAACTATTTCTTCAACAACAAATCTTACTCCAATGCCGCCGCATACCATGATGTGCACCTCTTTAAGCAAATCAAGAGTGCTGGTTCATTGATTGCAGGCGCATCGTTTACCAGACACGACCTGTCGTTTGATTTCTCCGAGGAGCAAGGGCTTCAGTTGCCCCAAAACCTTGACAAAACATACGAGACCTATTGCCTGAACATAGGGTATGGTTATAATTATATTTTTGCCAAAAACTGGCTGGCCAATATGTCTATGATTCCAGCCGTTGGGGTTCAGATAGATAACAGCCATGACAAACAACAAGAATACATTACCCTCCGAAACAAAGGCAGAATGGCAGTGATCAACAATAAGCCAGGTTATTTCTGGGGCGTAAAATGCCAGAATATCACAAACTGGTTCTTTTCAGATAACTACACAGTAGCCAATACGCTCTTCACATTCAAAGTTTTGTACGGTATCAGACTTTAG
- a CDS encoding SulP family inorganic anion transporter — protein MFELIKQKSADYKNDILSGLTVALALVPEAVAFAFVAGVDPLVGLYAAFMVGLITSVFGGRPGMISGATGALAVVMVSLVKEGNEMGLAMAQPQEDMGLYYLFVTVILMGGIQILAGVLKLGKFVRLIPHPVMMGFVNGLAIVIFLSQLGMFTEVVDGEKVFLQGNQLFIMIGLVALTMGIMFGLPKLTKKLPAALTAIVVVSAVAIFSGLDVQTVGSFIRQGGGAGLEGGLPTFQWEIFSKVPFTFETFKFIFPYALILAAIGLIESLMTLNLIDEITETRGDTNRECMAQGAANIVTGLFGGMGGCAMIGQSMININAGGYRRLAGIVAAVTLLCFILFASAYIEMVPIAALVGVMFMVVIGTFAWSSFRVIPKIPTTDAFVLILVSALTVVFDLAIAVFAGVIVSALVFAWESAKRIRARKRVKEDGTKVYEIWGPLFFGSISAFSSKFDVANDPEKIEIDFIESKVTDHSGVEAIISIVEKYEKLGKQVKLTHLSSECKQLLTKANYSYNLHAVIEDTVEDPRYHVVADHNAFV, from the coding sequence GTGTTCGAACTAATCAAACAAAAATCAGCAGACTATAAAAACGACATCCTGTCAGGCTTAACCGTGGCTTTGGCTTTGGTTCCTGAGGCAGTAGCTTTTGCTTTTGTGGCGGGCGTCGATCCACTGGTTGGATTATATGCTGCGTTTATGGTGGGACTTATCACTTCGGTCTTTGGCGGTCGTCCAGGAATGATTTCTGGTGCAACAGGAGCATTGGCGGTTGTGATGGTTAGCCTTGTAAAAGAAGGAAATGAAATGGGGTTAGCGATGGCACAACCTCAAGAAGATATGGGCTTGTATTACCTGTTTGTAACAGTCATCCTAATGGGTGGTATTCAAATATTGGCAGGTGTACTGAAGCTTGGGAAATTTGTAAGATTGATCCCGCACCCAGTAATGATGGGATTTGTAAACGGTCTGGCTATTGTGATTTTTCTTTCACAATTGGGCATGTTTACAGAAGTAGTTGATGGAGAGAAAGTGTTCCTGCAAGGTAATCAGCTTTTTATCATGATTGGTCTTGTGGCGCTTACAATGGGTATTATGTTTGGCTTGCCTAAACTGACGAAGAAACTTCCTGCTGCCTTAACGGCAATTGTGGTAGTATCAGCAGTTGCAATCTTCAGTGGTTTGGATGTTCAGACAGTAGGTTCATTTATCCGTCAGGGTGGAGGAGCTGGTCTGGAAGGCGGCTTGCCTACATTCCAGTGGGAAATCTTCAGTAAGGTTCCTTTCACATTTGAAACATTCAAATTCATCTTCCCATATGCATTAATCTTGGCAGCAATTGGTCTGATTGAGTCATTGATGACTTTGAACCTGATTGATGAGATTACTGAAACAAGAGGAGATACCAATCGTGAGTGTATGGCACAAGGTGCTGCCAACATTGTAACTGGTTTGTTTGGTGGTATGGGTGGCTGTGCAATGATCGGTCAGTCTATGATCAATATCAATGCAGGTGGTTACAGAAGACTGGCAGGTATTGTAGCGGCTGTAACATTGCTTTGCTTTATTCTTTTTGCTTCAGCATATATCGAAATGGTGCCAATTGCAGCACTTGTTGGGGTAATGTTTATGGTAGTGATTGGGACATTTGCATGGTCAAGCTTCCGTGTGATCCCTAAGATACCTACAACAGATGCCTTTGTCTTGATCCTAGTTTCAGCACTTACAGTCGTATTTGACCTTGCCATTGCAGTGTTTGCTGGTGTTATCGTATCAGCGTTGGTGTTTGCTTGGGAGAGTGCGAAAAGAATTCGTGCCAGAAAGCGTGTTAAAGAAGACGGTACAAAGGTTTATGAAATCTGGGGACCTCTATTCTTTGGTTCTATCAGTGCTTTCAGCAGCAAGTTTGATGTAGCCAATGACCCTGAGAAAATCGAGATCGACTTTATTGAGTCTAAGGTAACAGACCATTCAGGTGTTGAGGCAATCATTAGTATTGTAGAAAAGTATGAAAAGCTAGGTAAGCAAGTGAAGTTGACGCACTTAAGCAGTGAGTGTAAGCAGTTACTTACCAAAGCTAACTATAGCTATAACTTGCATGCCGTGATTGAGGATACTGTAGAGGATCCACGTTACCATGTTGTAGCAGATCACAATGCGTTTGTATAA